A window of the Gossypium hirsutum isolate 1008001.06 chromosome A03, Gossypium_hirsutum_v2.1, whole genome shotgun sequence genome harbors these coding sequences:
- the LOC107961772 gene encoding L10-interacting MYB domain-containing protein-like, translated as MINFEKETGKAFSQRQLKNRWDALKKEWKAWKKLKGEDTGLGWNPIKRTVDTSDDWWESRLKVVPEAQKFRTSGIDPEFEGKLDQMFMGIVATGDKAWTPSSGTLRSDFFEDVNNEIHEDDDEENVRNDVHISNDVQIDGNGQKRKNPEI; from the exons ATGATCAACTTTGAGAAAGAAACGGGCAAGGCTTTTTCACAAAGACAACTTAAAAATAGGTGGGATGCCCTAAAAAAAGAATGGAAAGCTTGGAAGAAACTTAAAGGCGAAGATACTGGTCTAGGGTGGAATCCTATTAAAAGAACCGTCGATACATCGGATGATTGGTGGGAGAGTAGGCTAAAG GTTGTGCCTGAAGCTCAAAAATTTAGAACATCGGGCATTGATCCTGAATTCGAAGGGAAGTTGGACCAAATGTTTATGGGAATAGTTGCAACAGGTGATAAAGCATGGACACCTTCTTCTGGTACACTCCGTAGTGATTTTTTTGAAGATGTTAACAATGAAATacatgaagatgatgatgaagaaaatgtgagaaatgatgttcacatttcaaatgatgttcaaattgatggaaacggtcaaaaaagaaaaaaccctgaGATATAA